The proteins below are encoded in one region of Ferruginibacter lapsinanis:
- the porK gene encoding T9SS ring complex lipoprotein PorK/GldK, translated as MKNRLLILVAVVSIASLSSCKMLGKNKKGKNLPNDGQLHGVAPASHWSLPKPPGMVYIPPGTFHMGPSDEDVNYAYTARNKQVSISGFWMDATEITNNEYRQFTYWVRDSIAAKQMGYIKQGADGNEYIDWKKAATIKWGDKATLEKIDAMIVTPDNRIFGKKELDPSKIVYHSEIFDYKEAAKRENASVPRSKFIVKKDIMVYPDSLSWVRDFSYSYNEPMAKKYFSHPAFGNYPLVGVTWKQATAFCEWRTHYLNSFLESKKRSAESDFRLPTEAQWEYAARGGRSQAQFPWGGPYLRNRKGCLLANFKPGRGNYPEDGGFYTVRADAYWPNDFGLYNMAGNVSEWTSSLYYEGGYNFQHDMNPDIRWNAKDTDPPRMKRKVVRGGSWKDVGYFLQTSTRNYEYQDTSKCYIGFRCVIDLPPSPKGKK; from the coding sequence ATGAAGAATCGGTTGCTAATTCTTGTGGCGGTAGTCTCTATCGCATCGTTATCAAGTTGTAAAATGCTTGGTAAAAATAAGAAAGGTAAAAACTTACCTAATGACGGGCAATTACATGGTGTTGCTCCGGCATCACACTGGAGTTTACCAAAACCTCCCGGAATGGTGTATATCCCACCAGGAACTTTCCACATGGGGCCTAGTGATGAAGATGTTAACTATGCCTATACTGCACGTAACAAACAAGTGTCTATCAGTGGTTTTTGGATGGATGCTACAGAAATTACCAATAATGAATATCGTCAGTTTACCTATTGGGTAAGAGATTCTATTGCTGCAAAGCAAATGGGATATATCAAACAAGGTGCTGATGGTAATGAATATATAGATTGGAAGAAAGCTGCTACTATTAAATGGGGTGATAAAGCAACGTTGGAAAAGATCGATGCTATGATCGTTACACCGGACAATAGGATTTTTGGTAAAAAAGAACTAGACCCGTCTAAGATCGTTTATCATTCAGAAATATTCGATTATAAAGAAGCTGCTAAAAGAGAAAACGCTTCTGTTCCCCGTTCAAAATTTATCGTAAAAAAAGATATCATGGTTTACCCGGACTCTTTGTCATGGGTTAGAGATTTCTCTTATTCTTACAATGAGCCAATGGCTAAAAAATATTTTAGTCACCCTGCATTTGGTAACTATCCTTTGGTGGGTGTAACCTGGAAGCAAGCAACTGCTTTTTGTGAGTGGAGAACTCATTATTTGAATTCTTTCCTAGAGAGCAAAAAACGTTCTGCTGAATCTGATTTCAGATTACCTACAGAAGCACAATGGGAATATGCTGCTCGTGGTGGCCGTTCTCAAGCTCAATTTCCTTGGGGTGGTCCTTACTTAAGAAATAGAAAAGGTTGTTTGTTAGCTAACTTCAAACCTGGTCGTGGAAATTATCCAGAAGATGGAGGTTTTTACACTGTAAGAGCGGATGCATATTGGCCAAATGATTTCGGTTTGTATAATATGGCCGGTAACGTATCAGAATGGACTTCTTCTCTATATTATGAAGGTGGTTATAATTTTCAACATGATATGAATCCGGATATTCGTTGGAATGCAAAAGATACTGATCCTCCACGTATGAAACGTAAGGTAGTTCGTGGTGGAAGCTGGAAAGATGTTGGGTATTTCTTGCAAACCAGTACTCGTAACTATGAGTATCAGGATACATCGAAATGCTATATCGGTTTCCGTTGTGTGATCGATTTGCCTCCGTCTCCTAAAGGTAAAAAATAG
- the porL gene encoding type IX secretion system motor protein PorL/GldL, whose translation MAAGQSRPIDRILNIFVSAAAVPVLLGALFKITHAPGADIWLKIGLYTESVIFLGYALLYVFAPPPEAPMPAAAAAESGNPALKSMDKMLQEADITPANMKKLSEGFQKLGATVGGMTEIGDVVKSTSDFGAKTKEATAAIGSMSTAFTNSANTMASFNNASESARGFHEQVQVLTKNLGSLNTIYELELKESNNHLKALNGFYGKMAEASQAMMSSVDDANKAKEQIGALATNLGKLNSVYGNMLSAMQGR comes from the coding sequence ATGGCAGCTGGTCAATCTCGTCCAATCGATCGTATTCTTAACATTTTTGTTTCTGCGGCTGCAGTGCCGGTATTACTAGGAGCACTTTTCAAAATCACCCATGCTCCGGGTGCTGATATCTGGTTAAAAATTGGTTTATATACTGAGTCTGTGATCTTCTTAGGATATGCATTATTATATGTGTTTGCTCCTCCTCCAGAAGCTCCAATGCCAGCGGCTGCTGCTGCTGAAAGCGGTAACCCTGCCTTAAAAAGTATGGACAAAATGTTACAGGAAGCAGATATTACTCCTGCAAACATGAAAAAATTAAGCGAAGGTTTCCAAAAATTAGGTGCTACTGTAGGTGGTATGACTGAAATTGGAGATGTGGTAAAATCTACCAGCGATTTTGGAGCAAAAACTAAAGAAGCTACAGCTGCAATTGGTTCAATGTCTACAGCATTCACTAATAGCGCTAATACAATGGCTTCGTTCAACAATGCATCTGAAAGTGCAAGAGGGTTCCACGAACAAGTTCAGGTATTGACTAAAAACTTAGGTTCTTTAAATACTATTTATGAATTGGAATTGAAAGAAAGTAACAATCACCTTAAAGCATTAAATGGCTTCTACGGTAAAATGGCTGAAGCTAGTCAGGCTATGATGAGTAGTGTTGATGATGCAAATAAAGCAAAAGAACAAATTGGTGCTTTGGCTACTAACTTGGGTAAATTGAACTCAGTATACGGAAATATGCTAAGTGCAATGCAAGGAAGATAA
- the porM gene encoding type IX secretion system motor protein PorM/GldM has protein sequence MALPKEPRQKMINLMYLVLTALLAMNVSSEILNAFKVVDKSLINSNLNLTNASSTLYKSLEEKLTDPKSAEMAKVWQPKAEQAHKLADEMDAYLNDLKKELKVESGLALVDGKETFKEDNLDAATRLFGDGEHGKKKGPELKQKLEDFKKAILAIDPEIKEKFEQNFPVDASPPIGQDGTKKDFTNAYFHMTPTVAALTILSKFQNNIKNAENQVASFCHSKIGEVKVRFDKFGVLVGQSSNYLMPGQELEVTAGVGAYSSAAAPQISIGGSSVAVIDGKGTYKTTVSGAGSRSIPVTIHYKDQNGVDQTATSEVKYVVGTPGGAAIMLDKMNVFYIGVPNPITISSGTGWDKTTVSMTGGTLSGSNGNRVVSVSTPGKATINVTADGKTSSFEFRVKEIPNPVFKVGPGGTRMASVAFKNQQFCRADLENFDFDARFSVVSATVYFSGANFGNVQTATLTGNNLSSLSAYMQRCGPGSAITFDNVKVQGPDGKQRTIQGVGIVLY, from the coding sequence ATGGCTTTACCTAAAGAGCCCCGGCAGAAGATGATTAACTTGATGTACCTGGTACTAACAGCCTTGTTAGCCATGAACGTATCAAGTGAAATCTTAAATGCCTTTAAAGTGGTGGATAAAAGTTTGATCAATTCAAACTTGAACCTTACCAACGCAAGCTCAACTTTATACAAATCATTAGAAGAAAAGTTAACGGATCCTAAATCAGCAGAAATGGCTAAAGTTTGGCAACCAAAAGCCGAGCAAGCACATAAACTGGCTGATGAAATGGATGCTTACTTAAACGATCTTAAAAAAGAATTGAAAGTAGAATCAGGGTTGGCATTAGTTGACGGAAAAGAAACTTTCAAAGAAGATAATCTTGATGCTGCTACACGTTTATTTGGTGATGGCGAGCACGGAAAGAAAAAGGGTCCTGAATTAAAACAAAAATTGGAAGATTTTAAGAAAGCTATTCTTGCAATAGATCCTGAAATCAAAGAAAAATTTGAACAAAATTTTCCAGTAGATGCTTCTCCTCCAATTGGTCAGGATGGAACAAAAAAAGATTTCACCAATGCATATTTTCATATGACGCCTACGGTGGCTGCATTAACTATTTTGAGTAAATTTCAAAATAATATCAAAAATGCTGAAAACCAGGTAGCTTCATTTTGTCACAGTAAAATTGGTGAGGTAAAAGTTCGGTTTGATAAATTCGGTGTATTAGTTGGGCAAAGTTCTAACTACTTAATGCCAGGTCAGGAATTGGAAGTTACTGCAGGTGTGGGCGCTTATAGCTCTGCTGCAGCTCCTCAAATATCTATAGGTGGTTCATCTGTAGCCGTAATAGATGGTAAAGGAACTTACAAAACTACTGTTAGTGGTGCAGGCTCAAGATCTATTCCGGTAACTATTCATTATAAAGATCAGAATGGCGTGGATCAAACTGCTACTTCTGAAGTTAAATATGTAGTGGGTACTCCGGGTGGAGCAGCTATCATGCTTGACAAAATGAATGTGTTTTATATTGGTGTACCAAACCCTATTACCATTTCATCAGGTACAGGTTGGGATAAAACAACTGTTTCAATGACAGGTGGTACCCTTAGCGGAAGTAACGGAAACAGAGTAGTATCTGTATCAACTCCGGGTAAAGCTACCATCAATGTAACTGCTGACGGTAAAACAAGCAGTTTCGAATTCAGAGTAAAAGAAATTCCTAACCCTGTATTTAAAGTAGGTCCGGGTGGAACAAGAATGGCTTCTGTTGCCTTTAAAAATCAACAGTTCTGTCGTGCTGATCTGGAAAACTTTGACTTCGATGCAAGATTTAGTGTAGTAAGTGCCACTGTATATTTCTCTGGTGCAAACTTTGGTAATGTGCAAACTGCTACATTAACAGGAAACAATCTTAGTTCGTTAAGTGCGTATATGCAACGTTGTGGTCCTGGTAGTGCTATTACATTTGATAATGTAAAAGTTCAAGGCCCGGATGGTAAGCAACGTACAATTCAAGGTGTTGGTATTGTGTTATATTAA
- the porN gene encoding type IX secretion system ring subunit PorN/GldN: MKKHLVKYFLISFCLCLVVNIADAQKKGRSATKRTGTTTRKTTKSKTKAKISPTASVDSLATAVVAPAPAAAPPTVDSLPIRVVKKSLRRDEAVDSKDIKDRLPLDYEHLRVDDAVYRQKIWREIDAREKINLPFMYAADENNGNQRFISILMKAIQDSAVTVFDAIDDRFTTPLTISQVAQKISGGKVSVPIFDSLGVQTGTKEITAEVNLDSFYKFRIKEEVVFDKEASRLFWRILGIAPVKSVVVGSTGVVLGETELFWVYYPDMRPIFAKYEIYNGKNFGARMSWEELFESRMFSGRIIKSTIDNPFDRQFKEMPGLKENGVFQLLEGERIKEKIFNYEQDLWSY; encoded by the coding sequence ATGAAGAAGCATTTGGTTAAATATTTTTTGATTTCTTTTTGTTTGTGTTTAGTCGTAAATATAGCGGATGCACAAAAGAAAGGTCGTTCTGCTACTAAGCGTACCGGTACGACGACCCGTAAAACAACTAAATCAAAAACAAAGGCAAAGATATCTCCTACTGCAAGCGTTGACTCTTTGGCAACAGCTGTAGTAGCTCCTGCACCTGCTGCTGCTCCTCCTACAGTTGATAGTTTACCTATCAGAGTAGTGAAAAAATCTCTTCGCAGAGATGAGGCGGTAGATTCAAAGGATATTAAAGATAGATTGCCTTTGGATTACGAACATTTAAGAGTAGATGATGCCGTTTATCGTCAAAAAATATGGAGAGAGATTGATGCAAGAGAAAAGATCAATTTGCCATTCATGTATGCTGCTGATGAGAATAATGGTAACCAGCGCTTTATTTCTATCTTGATGAAAGCAATACAAGATAGTGCTGTTACAGTTTTTGATGCGATTGATGATAGATTCACCACTCCATTAACTATTTCTCAGGTTGCTCAGAAAATTTCTGGTGGTAAAGTCTCAGTACCTATTTTTGATTCATTAGGTGTTCAAACTGGTACAAAAGAAATTACTGCGGAAGTTAACTTAGATTCTTTCTACAAATTCAGAATTAAAGAAGAGGTTGTTTTTGATAAGGAAGCATCTCGTTTATTCTGGAGGATCTTGGGTATAGCTCCTGTAAAAAGTGTTGTTGTAGGTTCTACCGGTGTTGTGTTGGGTGAAACGGAATTATTCTGGGTGTACTATCCGGATATGAGACCAATTTTTGCTAAATACGAAATTTACAACGGTAAAAACTTTGGAGCAAGAATGAGTTGGGAAGAATTATTCGAAAGTCGTATGTTCAGTGGTAGAATTATAAAAAGTACCATCGATAATCCGTTTGACAGACAATTTAAAGAGATGCCAGGACTTAAGGAAAATGGTGTTTTCCAATTGTTAGAAGGCGAACGCATTAAAGAAAAGATATTTAACTATGAACAGGATTTGTGGAGTTATTAA
- the uvrC gene encoding excinuclease ABC subunit UvrC, with protein MTQKEFSSIAGTIPLQPGIYKYFDADSELLYVGKAKSLRKRVSSYFSKTIDNAKTRELVKRITKIEFTIVNDEQDAFLLENSLIKQFQPVFNINLKDDKTYPYIVIKNEPFPRVFFTRKKINDGSKYFGPYTSVENAKELLAFIKQTVLLRTCKLNLTSRNIEKKKFKVCLEYHLGNCKGPCEGLQSAEDYNDGLQQLESILKGNLQPVIQHYKVLMQEYVQLLEFEKAAQIKNKIDYLYQYKAKSTIVNNNIGDVDVFSILEEGDTAYVNYLAISNGTIVQTKTTILKKNLDEPASDVLIFAIAQIRNTFSSTTKEIIVPFLIDYPEKDIIITVPKAGDKKKLLELSEKNVNYFKEELRRKKILHVESKTSEEMNSILSQIQKDLHLSSLPSHIECFDNSNFQGSYPVSAMVCFKNGLPSKNDYRKFNVKTVEGINDFATMTEAVYRHYKRVLEEKNPIPQLVIIDGGKGQLSAAMQSINSLGLAGKTTVVGLAKNEEEIFFPGDSQSIKLAWDNEGLKLIRRIRDEVHRFGITFHRNQRSKGTFKNELEQVAGVGKSTIDTLLKKYKSVKKIKLLTEAELADTIGASKAGILFAGLHKI; from the coding sequence ATGACCCAAAAAGAATTCTCCTCGATTGCTGGCACTATCCCTCTTCAGCCCGGAATATATAAATATTTTGATGCTGACAGTGAATTGCTGTATGTTGGTAAGGCAAAGAGTTTACGCAAAAGAGTCAGTTCATATTTTTCAAAAACTATAGACAATGCAAAAACCAGAGAGCTTGTAAAACGAATCACTAAAATAGAATTTACCATTGTTAATGATGAACAGGATGCTTTCTTACTTGAGAACTCTTTAATAAAACAGTTTCAACCTGTTTTTAATATTAACTTAAAAGACGATAAAACTTATCCTTACATCGTTATCAAAAATGAACCGTTCCCAAGAGTTTTTTTTACAAGGAAAAAAATAAATGACGGCTCAAAATATTTTGGGCCTTACACTTCAGTAGAAAATGCCAAAGAACTACTTGCTTTTATTAAACAAACTGTTTTACTTAGAACATGTAAACTCAATCTTACAAGCAGAAATATTGAAAAAAAGAAATTCAAAGTTTGTTTGGAGTATCATTTAGGTAATTGCAAAGGTCCTTGCGAAGGACTACAAAGCGCAGAAGATTACAATGATGGCCTACAACAACTGGAAAGTATTTTAAAAGGAAATTTACAACCGGTAATTCAACATTATAAAGTATTGATGCAAGAGTATGTGCAGTTGTTAGAATTCGAAAAAGCGGCCCAGATAAAAAATAAGATCGATTACCTCTATCAATACAAGGCTAAATCAACCATTGTAAATAATAATATAGGAGATGTAGACGTATTCAGTATTTTAGAGGAGGGTGATACAGCTTATGTCAATTATCTTGCTATCAGTAACGGGACAATCGTCCAAACAAAAACCACAATCCTCAAAAAGAATCTGGATGAACCCGCCAGTGATGTGTTGATATTTGCAATAGCTCAAATAAGAAATACTTTTAGCAGTACTACAAAAGAGATCATAGTACCCTTTTTAATCGATTATCCTGAAAAGGATATCATCATTACGGTTCCCAAGGCCGGAGATAAGAAAAAATTACTCGAGCTTTCAGAAAAAAATGTGAACTACTTTAAGGAAGAGTTGAGAAGAAAAAAAATACTGCATGTAGAAAGTAAAACGTCGGAAGAGATGAACAGTATATTGAGCCAGATACAAAAAGATCTTCATTTAAGCTCTCTTCCTTCGCACATAGAGTGCTTTGATAACTCTAATTTCCAGGGGAGTTACCCTGTTTCGGCAATGGTGTGTTTTAAAAATGGATTGCCCAGCAAAAATGATTATAGAAAATTTAATGTAAAGACAGTTGAAGGCATTAATGATTTTGCGACTATGACAGAAGCTGTTTACAGGCATTATAAAAGAGTTTTAGAAGAAAAGAATCCAATCCCTCAATTAGTGATCATTGACGGCGGAAAGGGACAGTTAAGCGCTGCTATGCAAAGTATTAACAGTTTAGGCCTTGCAGGTAAAACAACAGTTGTTGGATTAGCAAAAAATGAAGAAGAGATCTTTTTCCCCGGAGATAGTCAATCTATAAAATTGGCGTGGGATAATGAAGGACTAAAGCTCATCCGAAGAATTAGAGACGAGGTACATCGGTTCGGCATTACATTTCATAGAAACCAACGCAGTAAAGGAACTTTTAAAAATGAACTGGAACAAGTAGCCGGAGTAGGAAAATCTACTATTGATACCTTATTAAAAAAATATAAATCAGTAAAGAAAATAAAGCTTTTGACAGAGGCAGAGCTTGCAGATACAATAGGTGCATCTAAAGCGGGCATCTTATTCGCCGGACTTCATAAAATCTAA
- a CDS encoding RNA polymerase sigma factor — MTEEQMLAGCLNNNAASQEVLYARFSPRMLGVCYRFAKNREDAEDMLQEGFIKIFSQIHQYRNEGALEGWIRRIIVHTCINVLKKNKKFSDCVDISHAQGLHIKEESVTSIIQAKQVVECIRLLPLGYRTVLNLYAIEGYSHREIGYLLDIEESTSRSQYTRAKVMLEDILIKKRILSKPKEKKLLTAIAK; from the coding sequence ATGACCGAAGAGCAGATGCTTGCCGGATGTCTCAATAATAACGCTGCTTCTCAGGAAGTTTTGTATGCCAGATTCAGCCCCCGCATGTTAGGGGTATGTTATAGGTTTGCAAAAAACAGAGAAGATGCAGAAGACATGTTGCAGGAAGGATTTATTAAGATTTTCTCACAAATACATCAATATAGAAACGAAGGTGCTCTTGAAGGCTGGATAAGAAGAATTATTGTTCATACTTGCATAAACGTATTGAAGAAAAATAAGAAATTTTCTGATTGCGTAGATATCTCCCATGCACAAGGCCTCCACATAAAAGAAGAAAGCGTTACATCCATCATACAGGCAAAACAAGTAGTTGAATGCATACGATTGTTACCTCTTGGATATCGTACTGTATTAAATCTTTATGCAATTGAAGGATATTCACACCGGGAGATCGGTTATTTGTTAGACATTGAAGAAAGTACAAGCAGATCGCAATACACGAGAGCTAAGGTTATGCTTGAAGACATTCTAATAAAAAAGAGAATTTTGTCAAAACCAAAAGAAAAAAAACTATTGACGGCTATTGCTAAATAA
- a CDS encoding heme-binding domain-containing protein: MKKKIKVFLLILLCAFVIIQFFHPAKNEDTKQDGVIKDIATVFSVPDSVKNILQTSCYDCHSNSTKYPWYASFQPVDWWLNNHIQEGKKELNFSEFASYRIRRQYKKFDEIIKEVKEDEMPLSSYTLIHTDAKLSDGQKKLLIDWATGLRAQMKAQYPADSLVKK; the protein is encoded by the coding sequence ATGAAAAAAAAGATCAAAGTTTTTTTACTGATTTTATTGTGTGCATTTGTTATCATTCAGTTCTTTCATCCCGCCAAAAATGAGGATACAAAACAAGATGGGGTCATAAAAGATATCGCTACAGTTTTTTCTGTTCCGGACAGCGTTAAAAATATCCTGCAGACAAGTTGTTATGATTGTCACAGTAACAGTACCAAATACCCTTGGTATGCCAGTTTTCAACCTGTAGATTGGTGGCTCAACAATCACATACAAGAAGGTAAGAAAGAACTTAATTTCAGCGAATTTGCATCATACAGAATAAGAAGGCAGTATAAAAAATTTGATGAAATAATTAAAGAAGTAAAAGAAGATGAAATGCCTTTGTCATCTTATACACTGATCCATACAGATGCCAAATTAAGCGATGGGCAAAAAAAATTGCTGATAGATTGGGCTACAGGTTTGAGAGCTCAAATGAAAGCGCAATACCCGGCAGACAGTCTTGTTAAAAAATAA
- the gpmI gene encoding 2,3-bisphosphoglycerate-independent phosphoglycerate mutase encodes MKAKKAILVIMDGWGLGKVKSSDAIQHAKTPFVSSLYSKYPNATLITCGEDVGLPEGQMGNSEVGHLNLGAGRIVYQELQRINVAIRSGEFQKNEKLLRAINYAKTNNKPLHLIGLVSDGGVHSHINHIKAIADVCKAEGLNNLLIHAFTDGRDTDPKSGLGFLTDLQNHLNTSTGAIATITGRYFAMDRDKRWERVKIAYDGMVNGIGEKSDDILSAVKKSYEAGTTDEFIKPIINTKVKDASIKNGDVVIAFNFRTDRCREITEVLTQNDMPDFGMKKLDLHYTTMTQYDHTFKNVNVMFENDDLKNTLGEILQQNNKTQIRIAETEKYPHVSFFFSGGREKPFEGESRIMIPSPKVATYDLQPEMSAYEVAAAIVPEIEKGSADFICLNFANADMVGHTGVWDAVIKAVETVDACVEKVVTAALKSDYAVFLLADHGNADYEINEDGSPNTAHTTNLVPLVVIDNEWKGTVKNGKLGDIAPSILKMMDLPIPKEMTGNVLI; translated from the coding sequence ATGAAAGCAAAAAAAGCAATATTAGTTATCATGGATGGCTGGGGATTGGGCAAAGTTAAAAGCAGCGATGCAATTCAACATGCCAAAACCCCATTTGTAAGTTCTTTATACAGTAAGTACCCTAATGCTACATTAATCACTTGCGGCGAGGATGTAGGACTTCCCGAAGGACAAATGGGAAACAGTGAAGTAGGGCATTTGAATTTAGGTGCTGGCAGGATCGTTTATCAGGAATTACAAAGAATTAATGTCGCTATTCGTAGCGGAGAATTTCAAAAAAATGAAAAACTGCTTAGAGCGATCAACTACGCCAAAACAAATAATAAACCGTTGCATCTCATTGGATTGGTAAGTGATGGTGGCGTACATTCTCATATTAACCATATCAAAGCCATTGCAGATGTTTGTAAAGCAGAAGGATTGAATAATCTGTTGATTCACGCCTTTACCGACGGCCGTGACACAGATCCAAAAAGTGGTCTTGGCTTTTTAACTGATCTTCAGAATCACCTGAATACCTCAACAGGAGCTATTGCAACCATTACAGGCCGATATTTTGCCATGGACAGAGATAAGAGATGGGAAAGAGTAAAAATTGCTTACGATGGTATGGTAAATGGCATTGGAGAAAAATCTGACGATATTTTATCTGCTGTAAAAAAATCTTATGAAGCAGGAACAACAGATGAATTCATAAAGCCGATCATCAATACAAAAGTAAAAGATGCTTCCATTAAAAATGGCGATGTTGTAATTGCTTTTAATTTCAGAACAGACCGTTGCAGAGAGATCACTGAAGTACTTACACAAAATGACATGCCTGATTTTGGTATGAAAAAATTAGACTTGCATTACACTACTATGACTCAATATGATCATACATTTAAAAACGTAAATGTTATGTTTGAAAATGATGATCTGAAAAATACATTGGGTGAAATATTACAGCAAAATAATAAAACCCAAATACGTATTGCTGAAACAGAAAAATACCCACACGTAAGTTTCTTTTTTAGTGGTGGCAGAGAGAAACCATTTGAAGGAGAAAGCAGGATCATGATCCCTTCTCCTAAAGTTGCTACCTATGATCTGCAACCAGAAATGAGTGCTTATGAAGTTGCTGCAGCTATTGTTCCCGAAATAGAAAAAGGTTCGGCAGATTTTATTTGCTTAAACTTTGCAAATGCAGATATGGTAGGCCATACAGGAGTTTGGGATGCTGTCATTAAAGCAGTAGAAACAGTGGATGCTTGTGTAGAAAAAGTAGTGACTGCTGCGCTGAAAAGCGACTATGCTGTTTTTCTTTTAGCCGATCATGGCAATGCAGATTATGAGATCAATGAAGATGGAAGTCCTAATACAGCGCATACCACCAACCTGGTGCCATTGGTAGTTATTGACAACGAATGGAAAGGCACAGTTAAAAATGGCAAATTAGGAGACATTGCACCAAGTATTTTGAAAATGATGGATCTGCCTATACCAAAAGAAATGACTGGTAACGTATTAATTTAA
- a CDS encoding DUF4783 domain-containing protein: MKRIITYISLVAIISSFTIQSGIDDVVDAMKAGNYNEVAKFFDTNVEISMPDKSNSYSRSQAALVLKDFFTTNSIKGFDIIHKGENGGSQYCIGTLKSKNGTYRTTIFMKQKADVQVLQELRFENR, from the coding sequence ATGAAGAGAATTATTACATATATATCATTAGTAGCTATCATTTCATCTTTTACCATACAGTCGGGTATTGATGATGTAGTAGATGCGATGAAAGCAGGTAATTATAACGAAGTGGCAAAATTTTTTGATACTAATGTAGAGATAAGTATGCCCGACAAGAGTAATAGCTATAGCCGTAGTCAGGCTGCATTGGTTTTAAAAGATTTTTTTACTACAAACAGTATTAAAGGGTTTGATATTATCCATAAAGGCGAAAACGGAGGATCTCAGTACTGCATAGGAACACTTAAATCCAAAAATGGTACTTATCGCACAACGATCTTTATGAAACAAAAAGCAGATGTGCAAGTGCTGCAGGAGTTGAGATTCGAGAACAGATAA
- the nadC gene encoding carboxylating nicotinate-nucleotide diphosphorylase, which produces MMNYEEQLHTLIKNALAEDIGDGDHSTLSSIDAQAKGKAVLKIKEAGVLAGVTVAEKIFYYMQPDVIFTAFKKDGDTMKYGEIAFEVEARVHTILQCERLVLNTMQRMSGIATLTRLYTDKLQGYTTQLLDTRKTTPNFRLLEKEAVRIGGGVNHRFGLYDMIMLKDNHIDYCGGIKKAIDKAYDYVQKHNKQLKIEVETRTIDDVKEVMNTGKVDRIMLDNFTPEKISEALKIINRKYETEASGGINLSNIETYAATGVDYISSGAVIHQARSLDLSLKAVLI; this is translated from the coding sequence ATGATGAATTACGAAGAGCAATTACATACATTGATTAAAAATGCTTTGGCAGAAGATATAGGAGATGGAGATCATTCTACCTTGTCAAGTATTGATGCACAGGCAAAAGGGAAAGCGGTATTGAAAATTAAAGAGGCAGGGGTATTGGCAGGGGTAACTGTTGCAGAAAAAATATTTTATTATATGCAGCCCGACGTCATTTTTACGGCATTTAAAAAAGATGGCGATACAATGAAATATGGTGAAATAGCTTTTGAGGTGGAGGCAAGAGTGCATACTATTTTGCAATGTGAAAGACTGGTGCTTAATACAATGCAGCGAATGAGTGGTATTGCTACTTTGACCAGGCTTTACACTGATAAATTGCAAGGATACACCACCCAATTACTGGATACCAGAAAAACCACGCCTAATTTCAGGTTGTTAGAAAAAGAAGCTGTTCGTATCGGGGGTGGCGTAAACCACCGGTTTGGTTTGTATGATATGATCATGTTGAAAGACAATCATATTGATTATTGCGGTGGAATAAAGAAAGCGATTGATAAAGCTTACGACTATGTACAAAAGCATAACAAGCAATTAAAGATCGAGGTAGAGACCAGAACAATTGATGATGTTAAAGAGGTGATGAATACAGGGAAAGTTGATCGTATCATGTTGGATAATTTTACTCCTGAAAAGATCAGCGAAGCATTAAAAATTATCAATCGCAAATATGAAACAGAAGCAAGTGGTGGTATTAATTTGTCAAATATTGAAACCTATGCTGCTACAGGAGTTGATTACATCAGCAGTGGAGCGGTCATTCACCAGGCCAGGAGCCTGGACTTGAGTTTGAAGGCAGTATTAATTTGA
- a CDS encoding translation initiation factor, with protein sequence MAGKKINSFGGLVYSTDPNFKPESVNEEEQETLLPAQQKIKVRLDKKHRAGKAVTLVEGFVGITSDMEELGKKLKTFCGTGGSVKDGEIIVQGDNRDKVIQWFLKNGYSGAKKIG encoded by the coding sequence ATGGCAGGAAAAAAAATAAATTCATTTGGCGGGCTGGTGTATTCAACTGATCCGAATTTTAAACCGGAGTCAGTTAATGAGGAAGAACAAGAAACCTTATTACCAGCTCAGCAAAAAATAAAAGTAAGACTGGATAAAAAGCACAGAGCAGGTAAAGCTGTAACGCTTGTAGAGGGTTTTGTAGGTATAACAAGTGACATGGAAGAACTTGGCAAAAAGTTAAAAACTTTCTGTGGTACAGGAGGTTCTGTAAAAGATGGAGAAATCATTGTGCAAGGAGATAACAGGGACAAAGTTATCCAATGGTTCCTCAAAAATGGTTATTCCGGAGCTAAAAAGATCGGTTGA